The DNA region tcttatttccatccttttggatgctcttgttttattctcaatactaaagaacatctgaataagtttgattcaaaagcataaaaaggtataatgttaggatactcagaacgctctaaaggctacaaagtatacaacacagaaaccaaaattgtggaataatcaatacatgttagatttgatgataagcttgaccctgaaaagtcaaagttagttgagaaacttgcatatttggagataactcttgcaggctctgacgaaaagactaaagcatcAGAAGAATATGAGAAACAAAGTTCAGATGCAACTGAAGTTTCAACTATtcagaaaagatcaagaagtcgccctaacatctctgaagatttgattctgggaaacaaggatgaacctgtcagaactaggtcaacattcaaagtatctgaagaaactccttTAGGATTAGTATCTCCAATCGAacctacttcctgtgatgaggcacttcaagacaatgatTGGGTTCTAGCAATGAAATAAGAActggatcaattctcaaagaatgatgtctgggatcttgtcccaaagcctaaaggaactcatattattggaacaagatgggtattcagaaacaaactgaatgaaaaaggagaagtagtcagaaacaaagcatGACTGGTGGCACAAGattacagtcaacaagaaggcattgactataatgaaacctttgctctaGTCGCCAGtttagaatctattcgcttacttgtttcatttgctgtaaatcattcCATACAACTATATCATATGGATGTCAAGAGCAtattccttaatggttatatattagaagaagtgtatgtcaatcaatcttcaggttttgaaaattctaaatgtccagaacacgtttttaaactaaagaaatcactgtatggactaaaacaagctcatagagcttggtatgaaagactaagcaactTTCTCATGGAACATGATTTcattagaggaaaggttgactctacactcttttgtaaaaacattagaaatgatctcatgatatgccagatatatgttgatgacattatttttaGTTCAGGTAACCCCTATGTgtgtcaagaattctctgagctaattAGGCAGAATTTGAAATAAGCTTAATGCAAGAAATAAAGTTCTTtttgggaattcaaatcaatcaagcttcatAATCTACCTATGTATATCAAAGTAAGTACATAAAAGACATtatgaagaaattcgaaatggcagaatgcaaacctgctaagacacccatgcatccaacctgcattctagagaaagaagaaactagtcagaaggtttgtcagaagctctatcgtggtatgataagctctcttctctatctgacggcCACACACCCTGATATTtttttagtgtatgtctctgCACCATATTCCAATCAGATCCCAGGGAATCTCACTTAACAGTCGTTAAAAtaatcctaaggtatctgaaacgaacccctaaccttggcctgatgtatgagaaaacatcagagtataggctctctAGTTATTGcgatgcagattatgcaggggaCAAAATGGAACGCATAAGTACATCTGGGAACTATCAGTTCTTGGGAAATAATCTCATATCGTGGGCCAGCAAAAGACATTCAATCATCGCCCTGTCAACTGCAGAAGCAAAATATATATCAGCTTCACTCTGCACTACTCAGATGCTTtggatgaaaaatcaactagaAGAACTTCTgatttttgagagtaacattcctatcttctgtgataatattgttgccatatgtttaagtaagaatcctatcttgcattccagagctaagcacatagaaataaaacatcattttatcagagactatgttcagaaaggggtaatatcattaaaatttgttgatacagaccatTAATGGGCTAACATTTTTACTAAACACCTCGCTGAAGACAAATTCTCTTTTATTCTGAAAAtttaaaaaattgaaatttgCCCAGAATAAACCAAATGTGCTTAtctgaaatagcaaaataagGCCCTGAAATAAACATCTGTTATCTGACTCTAatacttctaccagttaggagttatctgaatcagaaatcctcaaGATCCAAtcgtttggtattcctgaagGTTAGATAAATTAACATGTGGGGTATCATGCGTCTGACCTTGGATCTTTTAGACAGttgtctagcagaaatcaagagataaacccttgagatctcctcgagcagtgtgttgatttggggattagacctcTATCATGGGCTGTAATCATTTATCCCCTAAGCATGTAAACTTGGATAACGTGCATCATTAATTTCATAACTTCTAAGTTGCCTCTAACACTGTCATTTTGCATGCATTTATTTGGGTATTTATACTTTCCACTCATCATAGACTCACACTTTCACACTCAGGCCCTACACaaaccctctctctctctctctctctctctctctcccacTTCTTCATCATCTCCAACCAAGTTCTTCATCCTTCAAGCCATTTCAAAAATTCCTACATGGATACTCAATAACAATCAGTCTACAACTACTCACAACAGATGGAATCAACTGATCAAACACCCATTTCTACTCAATAAACAACTGCAACCACTGGTGTCGTTTCAACCCCCACCTACATAGAACCacacattcttgaccgtgaacctCATATTCACCTTGCAATGCCATTTGAGAAGCTTGAGGTACTGTGCAAATTGCTGGTGGATTTCGACAATATGAAGCGAAATGACATAGACCtcactgaggagttaagaatgcaagggtgggaaacctacttGCAGTGACTCTACGGTCCGGTGTACACCCTGGTAAAGGAGTTCTAGCGCTTCGTAGACTCAGATTATCACTATATCGTCTCTCatgttctgggagtcaaaatAGTCATCACTGAGAAGTCAATAGCCTCCCTTCTGAACATGGAAAAGATGGggggaagaagaatctacaacattaatcctagggAAAAGTATCTGTCCCAGGAAATAGCCCCCACCATCTTTCAACAGAACGCTGAGGGCAATCTCCGtgtctggctgaagatcatcaTGGGCATCATCCATCACCGGCCTGCatcaaactcttctgactacatcaacatGGATCAGAAGTGCATCCTTTACTGCATCCACAAAGGACTGAAACTGAATCTGCCAGCACtgctcttcaagtatctcagagattTTGTCAAGGATAACAGAAATAATATGAAGCCATaacctacattcctctgggaagacttaTCTCGAATGTTCTGATCGAGAGTGGATTGGTGGATCACCTGATCCGTCACAATCTGATGGAGGATGTCACTATTTACATTGGAAGACCTCTGAATGCTCGAAATCTAAAAAGTATGGGGGTAATTGAGCAAGTCAGAGCTAAATCAACTCTAGACACTTCCTGGGAAGCACtcaaggatcagaggaagattcCCAACGGTCTCTATCTTTTCTCAAAGATTGACCCTCCAGAAGTGGTGGCTCACTATCTGAAAGACCTCGCAAGCCAAGGGATGGATATTTCTGAGTTCTCTGTGGACTGGCTACCTGAGCGTCCACCATACTTCATGAAGAGACAACGGGAGCCATTTGAGAAGTCCAAGAAGGCAAAGAAGGCAAAGTTGGGAGAAACCTTTGGGTCAAGACCTCTAGTCCCTCTGGCTGATTCTCTAAGTAAGTTTATGTCTCATTCTCACTCTGTTAAATTAAATCTtattgcttcttctcttccccaaaaCACTCCCGTCTACACCCCATCATAAACACCTCCCTCCACCACCAGAACTTCTAACCCACCATCTATTAAATTTAATCTCGCAACCACTACCCTACCCGTTTCTGAAGCATAAATGTTGAACGAAACCACCtcaccatcatcttcatcaccttcatcCCCACCAAACTACATTCTCTCATCAGATAACGAACCCTCTGACCCACAATCCCCCACTCTAGCTCAACTTCAGGCCCGTGCTCTGGCCTCACAACAACCATCACAACatgaacctgaacctgaagtcaccTCTCTAGCCTCTGCACAACAAAGTCCACCTCCATCTGATCAACCTCAAACACCACCCCCTAAACAACAAACAAATCCACCTCCTGAACAACCAGTACCTTCACCAGTTGAACATCAACCGAGTCCACCACCTGAACAAACAACACCACCTCCCTCTGATATTCCCCCACTACCAACCTCTGAAGACATCATCACTCCTCCAAATCCCGCTGACACCTACCCAACTCCACTATCCTCCCCATCCTCTAACCCTGAACCAGAAACCGCCTTCCCCATATTAGAAGAAGCAATAACTTTATTTGTAGAGTCTTCAGtggagaagatcaagtctctgtCTGTCAACTTTGGCATCAGGGATGATCCCTCTTCAGTGAGGATCCACTTGAATAGAGTGATCAGATGGATGACCTCTAAAGCTCTCAAAttgaaaggcctctctgaacaagtccgcaacgactttatcagagatgCTGGAATAAGGCTACGGGCTCGCTTGGATAGAGAGGCCGAGGAAAAGGCCaggaaggaagaagaagaggaagctTGCTTGGAAGAAGAACAACAAATTAGAGAAGCTGAAGAGAAGGTTGCTACTGAAGTTGCTGCTACTGCGGCTGCTGCTGAGGCTGAGGCAAAAGCTAAAGTCGAAGCTGAAGAGGCAACACATATTGTTGCAGAGGAAGCTACAAAGGCCAGTGTTGATGCTCTGACTCAGAGGGAGAAATCTAAGTCTGGTTTTTCCCCTCTGGTCTTGAAAACTCTAGAGGAACTGCAAAAGGAATAACAAGTTGTGAGAGCAAGGTTCGATCACCAGGACTCCGTCAACAACAACATTCAGAACATACTGACTCagctgctccaaaggatgcctccgcctttaaacccttaggcacttaggctCTTTGGGTGTTGTTTTCCTTATGATGTTTTTTCTTATGCTTTATGATATATGCTTTCATTGCTGCCTATCTATACCAGTTTTTTTTCTCTTATATATGAATATCCATTTCCTGCCTAAATTTCtgtctttttgagtctgacaaaaagggggagaactatAACAACTCTGATGAAAATACATATCTTAACCTCTTAATGCACTACAACCATTTATATCTTAATGACTTATGAGAACTAAAGTTATGCTGGATAACAGCTAAGGTACAAAACCAACAACCACACAAGGAAggtctggtaagaacttctgatAAATCTGCTaatctaactcagggggagtccaTTGTCCTTATCTAATTCTGAGATATTACTTATTGTTTCATCTTCACTCTGACctgttttgtcatcatcaaaaatggggggattgtaagaacaaatttagttctacaatgtatctctaagattttgatgataacaaaggatgaaacaaaaatggtaccctaatgaaatatttctaagtgtACAGGACTCTAATAAAAACAGTCATATAGACAATCATCAGATATAGAATCAAGCGATAAGATATCACTCAGACGATACGCACCGgaagctctgactctgatcaaATGCAAGTGCAAGCCAAACTAAAAAAGTCAGACACTCTGAAGCGGAAGAATGACTCTAGAATCTAAAGACGTACGCTCAGACAAAGTCAAGTAAAGAAAAACTCTTGAGACAATCAGTAACAAGCATCCTCTAAAGTCACAATCACTCAATGAAGTCTCTGACTCTAGGATCCTCTGATTCAAAAAGCTTAACCTTGAAGAAACTCGCTtatggaaagaaactatttttaGAAGGATGTTATGACGCTCCAAATATTGCTTTGGAAAGAACACGaagattaatgacattaatcattcATCAATGCCCAAGATTCTGACATCAACATCACCCAACGGTCTTCTCActctcctatataaaggatggaacgCCACCCAAAGAAGATACCtgaaacacacgagaatacaatACTTTTGCCATTCATTATTCTTTCtctcacgagctgctgctctaaCGTAGGAATAATTCTTGTTCTTATCTTGTGTAATATCTCTTTATTGTTAGAAGCACTATTCATTACTATAATCATACTATTGCTAAGataattcctcaagtgacttgtgaagtctgaaaacttgagagggctaagggatcATTATTCTCTTAAACtgttgtttgtgtaatctttcaagattagtggattaagtcctttttgaaggtgaaattaccttggccgggtggactggaatagctttgaatttcaagcaaaccagtataaaattcGGTGTTGATTTCTTTTGTTTCTGCGTGTGTCTAATTTAGTAAAAGTTTTTATTcttctaaaacaattcaaaccccccgttcttgtttttctctaccttcataTTGAATATGGCTTTGTCTTCATTCATAGATTCATCGTGCATGACATAGTTAGATAAAGGCTTATGAGTAGCCATTTCTTCAGCAAactcatcttcctcttcagttACTTCAGTAACTATATCGTATTGTAATTGCAGTATGGATATGATATTACATATAATATCTAAACCATGCATCGACCCTTAGTCAAAGTCATTACTCGACATCTCTTCGTCTTCACCGACGAAAATATTTGGTTTGTTTTCCATCACTGGTGATAGTGAGGAGAAAGCCTTTGTTTTCTTTTTCATCTGTCCATCAGCCGTAACTTGAACACTATTATTCTTGCTTGCGGTCCCTGCTTCAAAGACAtctttttttgtttcttttgtgcCTCTTCGAATAGGTTCGCATCATGGGGATCTTCCCCATGTAGTTTTTAGAAATATATCAATATTTCTTGGATGTCTGAAAGTTGTTGAGGTAGGAGGAGCGTCCACCTACAACTATCTGCTTCCACTTTCCCTTATCAGCAGTTTACCTCCTTACAACTCCAACCCACTCCTTGTGAGTGACTTTAGCAGGCGAGACATATTTCTTATTTATTTGAGTCCTTTAAGTGACTCCCCTCTTGTTGAAAAAGAACTTGTTGTACCGTTCGTGTCTACCAACTTGCTTTGAATGATGTGGATTTTTTTCCAACTCTTTTGCAGCTTCTTTGTCAAAAATAGCGTTGCAACATGGGTACAACATAAAGTCAGAATATTTGAGCTTGCACCTATTCAAAAAACTGATGAGTTCCTCCTCAGCGTTGGGAAAAACCACCTTCATTTGTTCTTCGTAACTAGATTCAACACCTTCTATGCTCTTGATAATATCAACCATGAACACATCCACAAGCTCAACTAAAAGAGCTTCATTGACCTTAGGTCAACTTCTCTGTTCTAATGGCGGTGTCTTAAGCCTTTTAGGGATTACTATCTGACCATTATAAAATAAGAGATCAAAAATTTCGTCATATTTAGTTCCATCAAACGTATAAGTTTTTGTGACAAATTTCTCGTTTTTTGGTTCAATGGTATTTTTTCCATTTGAAAGTTTTAGTAATTTACATACAGTCATAACCCAATTTTTTCTGGCCATTTTAAACTTTCAAGCATCCAACTTCATTTTGTTTTTCTTAGAATAAAATTCCGGTTCTATAAACAGATCGGTTACTTTGATTTTCAAATGTGCGTCAGATTAGCGGGAAAAAAGTTTAAAGATCGGGCTTGTAGATGTTAGTTTTATAGATCTAAGGTTTGTGTAGTCCAACCTGGTGTGCTAGTTTAAttttttaggttccatttgtgGTCGCATTTTGATCAGCCTGAGCCTTTTCAACTGGACTTTTTTTACTGCAAAATTTGATCTTTATTTGTCTGTTTTACGTAATTATATTTTGTGTAGATTATTTCAAtacattcattttatttttttgcGCAACTTTGTGTCCGATTTTGTTCAatttaattctttttatttttatttttctatcAAAGTGTTAAGCAAAAAAATAGAAATAACTAAAacaattattttattttctttgtttttattgaaaaatatatatttgatttTGTTTATTAGTTTTAAACTAGTTTTATCACTTAAAAATTAAAAAAGGTTAATTTTGAAAACAAGGAAAAAATAAAAACCCTACTAACATGGTATAAGTATTAACTTTAGCCGATGAAATAGGGAAACATAACCACTCACAAACAAACCCCAACGACGCTTCCCGATTGGATATTTTTTCTCAAATTCAAAACGAACCAATGAGAATGAAACAACTCACTCTCTCAACAAGGGATCGCTCACTCAGCAATAAAAAATggacaaaaagaaataaaaagttAACTTGTTTGGAATagagaaaaaacgaaaaaagCTTCTGAGGAATGATTTTTTTACGTGACAACTATACACTTACAACCCCAATACTCTCTCTTCATTTTTCATCCATTGACCCCACTCTCCCATTCCACTAAAAAATTAATGTTATCTTTTCCCTCCATCTAACAAACTCACACCATTCTCTTCCTCTTCTTCAACGGATCACCACAAGTAGACCTATACACACAACCACAAAACCTTCTTCTTTCCTTCACTCAGTGGCTTCAACATTACAAAAAAAATTCTACTTTATCCCATGTAAACCA from Lathyrus oleraceus cultivar Zhongwan6 chromosome 1, CAAS_Psat_ZW6_1.0, whole genome shotgun sequence includes:
- the LOC127088337 gene encoding proline-rich receptor-like protein kinase PERK8, whose protein sequence is MLNETTSPSSSSPSSPPNYILSSDNEPSDPQSPTLAQLQARALASQQPSQHEPEPEVTSLASAQQSPPPSDQPQTPPPKQQTNPPPEQPVPSPVEHQPSPPPEQTTPPPSDIPPLPTSEDIITPPNPADTYPTPLSSPSSNPEPETAFPILEEAITLFVESSVEKIKSLSVNFGIRDDPSSVRIHLNRVIRWMTSKALKLKGLSEQVRNDFIRDAGIRLRARLDREAEEKARKEEEEEACLEEEQQIREAEEKVATEVAATAAAAEAEAKAKVEAEEATHIVAEEATKASVDALTQREKSKSGFSPLVLKTLEELQKE